The nucleotide sequence GGTTACGTGGAACCATACCGGCCTTTCTGACAAGAGAACAGACCGGTACGTATTGGTAGCAGTCGTTTGCTACAAGGGAAACAACCAACATCTTATTTGCATCCAGGCATAGCAACAATGCAATTAGGGCAAACTTCTTAGAGAATTAGATGGAGATGGTAATTAAAGAATTGTGCAGTGCATTTTAATGTGATCATAGAGAAGTAAATTATTTGGTATTGCTATATTCTCCCACTTTAGAACAAAATACCCTGGGACCTTTAAATGAAATTCCCTCAAATTTCACTGGTACTAGGGAACTGATTAAAGCAGAAACTACTTGCTTAAGATTTCAGTAGCTCTAAAGCTCACTATATTAAATTTCCCACAATGGATATTCTTCTTCTAGTGCTGGAATGCAAGATACACAGAGAGGTTTTTCCTGATGCATTGGCATTTTAGCTTAGGCCCCCAAAGCTGAGGAAATCAGGCAGAAGTGCTTCCATATTCTAAGCAGAAGTAGCAGGCACCCCCATTACgtatttattaaaaagttatcGGAACTCAGTACCCATCATTCCCATCACCCACCTCCATTTCCAGAGGGAATGAAAAGAGCCCTTGAGTTTGAGCATTATGGACCTAACAGCTGTAGCATTTCCCTTTTATCCTAGCCAAAGGAGAAAGGGTGAGGAGAACTGTCTAAGGAAGATTTGCATAAGGCAACATGGGAATCTGTGCCTGGTTGGGCCCTGTAGTTGCCACCATGTGTCCCTGGAGGACAGAGACTGGTGTTTGTGTTCCACCAGGTGAGTTCCCACACAAGGCCTGAGATTGCCGGAAGCTACGCGTGAAAGCAAGGGCTGCGATGGGGAGAATCCTGCACTTGTGCCAGTTGGCTTGGTGGAGTGTGTCTGTCACATTGGCTCAAGCCCTCGTGATTGGACCCTGCCCAAAAGGAAGGCCAGGAGAGATTAGCAGATGCCAGCAGTAAGAGGTTGAGAAGTGGATTCTAAAGGTCAGCCAAAGAGTGCGCCATTCACATCAGGGAGTTCTATGAGGAGCTCCCTGTGAGTTTTAAGGGTACCGGGATTTGGTTTAGGTATGATAAGACACGCAGACGCAGAAATGACTGTTACAAAGAAAGAAGTGTCTTAGACTCACAGGTCCCTAGAAACAGGAAGCGTGTCATACACAGGGACATACAGGGTAGCACCAGGGTCAGTCAGAGGCAGAGTGAGTGAGCCGAGAGCCTCTGATGCAGTTACCATGGGAAAGAACACGTAAAGGAGGCTAAGTGGGTTTACAATGgactagtttgaataatttcagcgGTCTGTGAGGCATAGGAGTTGTCCTTAGTTGACTGGTACCTGGTCTTGGAGCAATTAGGGCAGGAGTGTAAAAGCAGAATAAAGGAGGGGTGGGATTATGGGCTCTGGAGTGGTTAGTTTTGTATTTGAAAGGTGTGTTTCTGGACAAGTTGTTAACTCAAGGAATTGGCTGACCCCTCCAGGGTCAGCAAAGCCCCAAGTGTCAAAGCatcaagatatggaaaaaaaaagagatgagcgCCACCCTACACACCCATGCCTGTGCTTCAAGAAAAAGCTAGTATTTTGATGCCACCATATTGGGAAACTCGATGGTGAGCCAGTGTTAGCCAGAGAGAATTACAGCAGCACCGGGGCATAAAcctttgtccctctccccagATGGAGGACAAACAACCTGAATGACAGATACATGGCCAACCGCTCACTCTCAAGGGATGTAGGGTTCTGCTCAAGAAACTGCATTTGGAACAGTAATTCTCAAAATTACTGAGGTTGTTCATTTTAAATCAGATGTGTTCTCACAACTTTCCAGCTTTActctacatatttatttatttggagtttAATTCTAgtttcccaatttcttttttctttttttcttttgttttttgttttttttttacttttcattttagttcTCTTCATCTGGTATGTAATATATCTTGCAAaaaatttttcccctttaaggaaaaataaaataagataaaaacagagaaggaggcaaaccataagagactcttaactataaggaacaaactgagggttgttggaggggaggtgggtggtgtgattcgataactgggtgatgggcattaaggagggcacgtgatgtaatgagcactgggtgttatatgcaactgatgaatcactgaattctaccctgaaactaataatactctatatgttaactaaattgaatttaaatttttaaaaactaaaaaaatattattttccctttaataaTGATAAAGGGTGGCTTCTTTTTTCATAAGCCCTTACATATATGAACATCTTTCTGTAGTCTTCACACACAAAATTTTGCCTTGGTTTTGAATTTGAATCAGAACTCTTAAtatggctacttttttttttttttggtggaatttgGTTCTGTAGAGATGAAAAGCTAGAGATTGTTCCTAacgtttatttttttagatgatcTGCTTTTCTAACTTGATTCATGTAGAGCTTTTTTAAATACATCCTTTTAACTAAAAAGAAGTTCCTTCCTCATCGAGGCCTTAAAGTGAGTCAGACTTTATTGATTTGGACTGATAGATGATGACATGTTTAGACCAGCTGGCTCAAATATCTTTTGTCAGGCCAAAAATcttctatttacattttgttttgttacttttatttcattttctctagtttttaaTTGGAAAACTTCTGGTATTACTAAATTCACCCTCCTGTTTTCTATATTCACTGTTGTAATTTTTTAGTCTTTATGGGTTAGGAATATGTTCAGGTGTAAATCACAGAAAACACAGCAAACTGTGGACAGAGCAAGCAGAGTGGTTTGTTTTATATAACAAAAGGGCCAGAGTTCGGTGGGACATGGCTAGTACAATGGTCAGTCAGTGCATTAGGCTCATTCTATGTCTTTGTTTCTCCAGCCTTGGCGTGTGGGCTTGTTGCCTCTTAGTTTTAACGTGGTCGCTACAATTACAGTCATACCTGCATTCTGAAGAGGAAAcagggaggcagaaagagaaagcaaaggaggCGTTCTCCCAGTGATGGTTCTGTCTTATTTGGAATGGATATAGTCCAGGACTATCTCTTTGCCTCTTGGCCAGATGTAGTCACATGTCACCGTCAGCGGGTAGGTGCTGGGAaagggggtgtgggtggggttGGCCAACCACCAGGAGTGCCTGCCCCGAGtgccttcatgctctctctcttcctcctggcAGAGACTTTCACATCGGTCCTTTATGTAGCTAAGCCAGTTTTCCAgaactatatttattattttgtgtttccaATGCAGATTTTAATtctggtgatttttctttttggtttccgtgattttttttaattttgattttattactatatattttttggcATGTCAAGcatctgcttttttatttcattctgtatGTTAACCTAACTTTTACAACCTTATTCTGTTCTCTCCTTATGatgttttgttgctatttttctaTGCAGGCCATGATTTTGTCTCTCTTATTGAAAATAAGaagtccatttttttatttcctgtacTAAGCTATTTGTGTGATTCCCTCTGAGTCTTTCATACAAcactcttatttttcttatgcCAAAGACTTTTCCCCCAAAGGCCCCATgttattgatttgtatttttttaaatttactcttGATTCAGGATGAATCTACATATATAAAACTCACAGATTTCTCTTACTTGCTCCTAACACCCACTTCAATGCTTGTAGATTACTAGTCCTATTCTCAGATTTCATGTTATGGGCGAATTGATGAATTAGTGATTggtttccccatcccccagtgCAATTTCCACTATCCATTAGCATTTATCTGTTGGTCCGAGGTAGGAATATCTACACCTCTGCTCCTCAGTTTTCAAGTATGAGAATTCATGTTCACTATGATTGCAGCCATGCCTGACACATGGTTAAATCTCAATATGGACAGCATcaccatcaccagcatcaccagcATCATTATTAGAGGAAAGACTCGGGTTAGTCATCATCACATACACAAACATCAAATCCCACACTGAGATAAACCAGAGCAGCCAAGgtaaggcagaggaaggaagtggTTATGGCTGCAGTTGTGTCACAGAAGGCTCACCTGAGGAAGCAATGCTTAAGCTGAGCCGAGAGAGATGATGTATCAATCAGGAGTATTTTGTTTGTCATCCACAAAAGGGCAGTGATTGATTCAAGGAATTGAGAAGTCCCGGCCAGATCAGGCTTCAGGCAGGTAATCCATCTCTCCATTATCTGACTCTGCTCTTCTCTGTGTTGATTAATCCTCCCAAAGTCTCCAGAGCTCTCAGAAAGACAAACAGCAGCTCcgtactaacttttttttttaaggtttcaaatgtattttatttcttcaactatGCTATATTTTAATGAGCAGCAGAGGGCTTAAATGACAAGTTGattttgaaacaattttgtaTTACAGTACCTTTGATGGCTACTCATCATTCCACTCTTTCGGAGCGATTCTGCCGACAGGAGCTAAGTTCCATTCTATTCCAATCTGTGTGGCTGTAAACACCCATGGAACAACACAGAAAGCGGTCCCACTGGCTAGTGTGGTGTTACCGTATTTGTCATGGAAAACTTGTGAATGATTTTCGAGGCTCTGTCGTGACCTAATTTGTtgaatgctttgaaacttgaacctATTTAGTGCATTTCTGGTCAAGGGAAACAGGATGAAGATGTAACAGGACTGCCGTTGATTGCAGCTGTCAGTCTATTTCCTTGCAAAGAGACCTGGTAAGAACTCTGAAGCCCAGATGCTCTCCTCAGAAAATTCAAGATTCAGATTccggacttgagaaaagagtggaagacatgagtgagaccaaTGACGCCACAGACG is from Zalophus californianus isolate mZalCal1 chromosome 4, mZalCal1.pri.v2, whole genome shotgun sequence and encodes:
- the LOC118356894 gene encoding cytochrome c oxidase subunit 7B2, mitochondrial-like, coding for MLTGGSTPMSGNGKRLELTDSCNQRQSCYIFILFPLTRNALNRFKFQSIQQIRSRQSLENHSQVFHDKYGNTTLASGTAFCVVPWVFTATQIGIEWNLAPVGRIAPKEWNDE